A single Arachnia propionica DNA region contains:
- a CDS encoding sugar-binding transcriptional regulator codes for MERDTELLLRVARMYYIQSETMEAIAHHMGVSRSTVSRLLKEAKDRGLVRVTITDPDRPMTRLAEIFRKNFHVQAHLVNVRPGSSYVLRLEQVAKVAARLLDEIVTDNDVVGVAWGTTVSAVAQHLRPRDLSGVTVVSLNGGANHRTTGLPYVGSILQRFAAAFHGEEQFLALPAFFDNPGTRTAMWAERSTRHMLQVRASCTKAIFGVGGLGADLQSHVYSANYLDDSELACLKSEGVVGDVCTVMLRADGSWRDLPINSRATGMTPAELRTIPRRICVVSGTGKAVPVLGALRAGVATDLVIDEETARAVLHEMRPGLHFD; via the coding sequence ATGGAACGCGACACCGAGTTGTTGCTCCGGGTTGCGCGCATGTACTACATCCAGTCCGAGACCATGGAGGCGATCGCCCACCACATGGGGGTTTCCCGTTCGACGGTGTCGCGGCTGCTGAAAGAAGCCAAGGACCGGGGGTTGGTGCGCGTCACCATCACTGACCCCGACCGCCCCATGACCCGCCTGGCCGAGATCTTCCGCAAGAACTTCCACGTCCAGGCACACCTGGTCAACGTCCGCCCGGGTTCCAGCTACGTGCTGCGGCTCGAACAGGTCGCGAAGGTTGCCGCCCGGCTCCTCGACGAGATCGTCACCGACAACGACGTCGTCGGGGTGGCGTGGGGAACCACCGTCTCCGCGGTCGCCCAGCACCTGCGACCCCGCGACCTGAGCGGGGTGACCGTGGTGAGCCTGAACGGCGGCGCGAACCACCGCACCACGGGACTGCCCTACGTGGGTTCCATCCTGCAGCGTTTCGCCGCCGCGTTCCACGGCGAGGAACAGTTCCTGGCGCTGCCGGCCTTCTTCGACAACCCAGGAACCCGCACCGCCATGTGGGCGGAACGTTCCACCCGCCACATGCTCCAGGTGCGGGCCTCCTGCACGAAGGCGATCTTCGGGGTGGGAGGGCTCGGCGCCGACCTGCAGTCGCACGTGTACTCCGCCAACTACCTAGACGACTCCGAACTGGCCTGCCTGAAATCGGAGGGTGTGGTGGGCGACGTCTGCACCGTGATGCTGCGGGCCGACGGGTCCTGGCGCGACCTTCCCATCAACTCCCGCGCCACCGGCATGACCCCGGCGGAGCTGCGAACCATTCCCCGTCGCATCTGCGTGGTCAGCGGGACGGGCAAGGCGGTGCCGGTGCTGGGTGCGCTGCGCGCCGGGGTCGCGACGGATCTGGTGATCGACGAGGAAACCGCCCGCGCGGTATTGCACGAGATGCGCCCCGGGCTGCACTTCGACTAG
- a CDS encoding AzlD domain-containing protein gives MWGWVLVASLACFATKLAGLLVPRRLLDDERTVLTMAGMTVGVLAGLIGISTFTTGSVVTVDARLASLLVAVVALRLRAPFLLVVVLGAVAAALVRVAGVAG, from the coding sequence ATGTGGGGCTGGGTGCTGGTCGCGTCGCTGGCGTGTTTCGCGACCAAACTGGCGGGCCTGCTGGTGCCGCGTCGTCTCCTCGACGATGAACGCACTGTGCTGACCATGGCCGGCATGACCGTCGGGGTGCTGGCCGGGCTGATCGGGATCTCCACCTTCACCACGGGCAGTGTCGTCACCGTCGACGCGCGGCTGGCGTCGCTGCTGGTTGCGGTGGTGGCCCTGCGGTTGCGTGCTCCGTTCCTGCTGGTCGTGGTACTGGGTGCGGTGGCAGCCGCTCTGGTGAGGGTCGCGGGAGTTGCGGGGTGA
- a CDS encoding enoyl-CoA hydratase/isomerase family protein: MTDLLVTTLDDGVATLTLNRPNAINSLNLEMLQTASELLTSWAHDDSVREVVLRGEGTRGFSAGADVRELSQAVSDRGPWLRFLEVEYLLDLIVAQFPKHITAHLNGITMGGGLGLTVNADRRIVDSSTLMAMPETKIGFFPDAGVMYWLARAGALGTHMALTSGTVGGGDALRINLADESADGDLPTPLSEAVWIQECYTGDDPVEIARRLEEHPDPAAQQAGRELRARSPFSVHVALRALRRAATLDLNGVLHQDLRLAEHMIPVDFVEGVRALLIDKDNQPAWRYATLEDVPTRAVDEVFSY, translated from the coding sequence ATGACTGATCTGCTCGTCACCACCCTGGACGACGGGGTCGCGACTCTCACCCTCAACCGTCCCAACGCCATAAACTCCCTCAACCTGGAGATGCTCCAGACAGCAAGCGAACTCCTCACCTCGTGGGCCCACGACGACTCGGTGCGGGAGGTGGTGCTCCGCGGCGAGGGAACGCGCGGGTTCAGCGCGGGCGCTGATGTGCGGGAGTTGTCGCAGGCTGTCAGCGACAGGGGGCCCTGGCTGCGGTTCCTGGAGGTCGAGTACCTGCTCGACCTGATCGTCGCCCAGTTCCCCAAACACATCACCGCCCACCTCAACGGCATCACCATGGGCGGCGGCCTGGGTCTGACGGTCAACGCCGACCGGCGAATAGTCGATTCGTCGACGCTGATGGCAATGCCGGAGACGAAAATCGGTTTCTTCCCGGACGCTGGTGTCATGTACTGGCTGGCGCGAGCGGGAGCGCTGGGCACCCACATGGCGCTGACCTCCGGCACGGTCGGCGGGGGCGACGCCTTGCGCATCAACCTGGCCGACGAGTCGGCCGACGGTGACCTGCCCACCCCGCTGTCGGAGGCCGTCTGGATCCAGGAGTGCTACACCGGCGATGACCCGGTGGAGATCGCACGCCGGCTCGAGGAACACCCCGACCCGGCCGCCCAGCAGGCGGGCCGCGAGCTGCGGGCCCGCTCACCGTTCTCGGTTCACGTCGCGCTGCGGGCACTGCGACGGGCCGCCACCCTCGACCTGAACGGGGTGCTGCATCAGGACCTGCGACTCGCGGAGCACATGATTCCCGTCGATTTCGTCGAGGGCGTGCGCGCGCTCCTAATCGACAAGGACAACCAGCCCGCCTGGCGCTACGCCACCCTGGAGGACGTGCCCACCCGGGCCGTCGACGAGGTGTTCTCCTACTGA
- a CDS encoding prolyl oligopeptidase family serine peptidase, which translates to MSDDQSRNPGLPARDGSTDPWLWLEDVTGDDALEWVREHNARAEQELDADGEATTLAAELKTILDSPASIPNVVRRGDQLYNFWTDAEHPRGLWRRTSMDSYRTEEPDWEVLIDVDALNAAEQEDWVWHGATVLRPEDGQPWRHALVALSHGGSDADVTREFDLVTKRFVPASEGGFERPAAKGSLSWIDSDTVFVATDFGPESVSSSGYPLQVRRWHRGMPMPEADLVYQGEPTDMQVGAGRDHVPDFVRDWVYRVRGFYDYDLFLLNPDDSLSLIDVPSDCTAAPHRDLLLLTPRTDWEVDDVLVPAGSLAVARLESFLPGWEGKGPRVRVLFAPSELTSIADFFVTRNFIVITAQEDVRTYLLVFHHDGEQWQSRRIHRDLPGTVWASAVDDVEGDELWITATGFLQPSTLYLGDLAPLLEGGDPSPLVRMKAEPSHFDVTGLEVSQHFAISDDGTRVPYFQIGRTDLPPAGENPTLLGGYGGFEVSMSPQYGPMTGKAWLERGGTHVVANIRGGGEYGPAWHQAALKERRHRAYEDFAAVARDLVARGVTTRERLACLGGSNGGLLTGNMLTQYSGLFGAVVIQVPLLDMRRYTKLLAGASWIAEYGDPDTDDWDYIRTFSPYHLLEESADYPATLVTTSTRDDRVHPGHARKFTAALEAIGADVRYWENTEGGHGGAADNAQRAWMNALIWTFLHRTIGR; encoded by the coding sequence ATGAGCGATGACCAGTCCCGAAATCCCGGCCTGCCCGCCCGCGACGGCTCCACCGACCCGTGGCTGTGGCTCGAGGACGTGACCGGCGATGACGCGCTGGAATGGGTGCGCGAGCACAACGCGCGCGCCGAGCAGGAACTCGACGCGGACGGCGAGGCGACGACACTGGCGGCGGAGTTGAAAACGATCCTCGACTCCCCGGCGAGCATCCCGAACGTGGTGCGCCGCGGCGACCAGCTGTACAACTTCTGGACCGACGCGGAGCATCCACGGGGGCTGTGGCGGCGCACGTCGATGGACTCTTACCGCACCGAGGAGCCCGACTGGGAGGTGTTGATCGACGTCGACGCCCTCAACGCGGCGGAGCAGGAGGACTGGGTGTGGCACGGCGCCACCGTGCTGCGCCCTGAGGACGGCCAGCCGTGGCGGCACGCCCTGGTCGCCCTGTCCCACGGTGGTTCCGACGCGGACGTAACCCGCGAGTTCGATCTGGTAACCAAACGGTTCGTGCCCGCCTCCGAGGGCGGGTTCGAACGGCCCGCCGCGAAGGGCAGCCTCAGCTGGATCGACTCCGACACGGTGTTCGTCGCCACCGATTTTGGACCCGAGAGCGTCAGCAGCTCCGGGTATCCGCTGCAGGTGCGTCGCTGGCACCGGGGAATGCCGATGCCGGAGGCGGATCTCGTCTACCAGGGCGAACCGACGGACATGCAGGTCGGCGCGGGTCGCGATCACGTGCCGGATTTCGTGCGCGACTGGGTCTACCGGGTCCGCGGCTTCTACGACTACGACCTGTTCCTGTTGAACCCCGACGACTCGCTGAGTCTGATCGACGTCCCCTCCGACTGCACGGCCGCGCCCCACCGCGATCTGCTGCTGCTCACGCCCCGCACCGACTGGGAGGTCGACGACGTGCTGGTGCCTGCGGGGTCCCTCGCCGTGGCGCGGCTGGAGTCGTTCCTGCCCGGCTGGGAGGGAAAGGGACCGCGTGTGCGGGTGTTGTTCGCCCCGTCGGAGTTGACGTCGATCGCGGACTTCTTCGTCACCCGGAACTTCATCGTGATCACCGCCCAGGAGGATGTCCGCACCTACCTGCTGGTGTTCCACCACGACGGTGAGCAGTGGCAGTCGCGCCGCATCCACCGCGACCTGCCGGGCACGGTGTGGGCGTCGGCCGTCGACGACGTCGAGGGCGACGAGCTGTGGATCACGGCCACGGGTTTCCTCCAGCCGTCGACGCTGTACCTGGGCGACCTGGCGCCCCTGCTGGAGGGCGGGGATCCGTCGCCGCTGGTGAGGATGAAGGCGGAGCCGTCGCACTTCGATGTCACTGGCCTCGAGGTGAGCCAGCACTTCGCGATCAGCGACGACGGCACACGCGTGCCGTACTTCCAGATCGGTCGCACCGACCTGCCCCCGGCCGGGGAGAACCCGACCCTGCTGGGAGGGTATGGCGGTTTCGAGGTGTCGATGTCGCCGCAGTACGGGCCGATGACGGGCAAGGCGTGGCTGGAACGGGGCGGCACCCACGTGGTCGCGAACATCCGTGGCGGCGGCGAGTACGGCCCGGCCTGGCACCAGGCCGCGCTGAAGGAGCGCCGGCACCGCGCCTACGAGGATTTCGCGGCGGTCGCGCGGGATCTCGTCGCCCGGGGCGTGACCACCCGGGAGCGCCTGGCGTGCCTGGGCGGGTCGAACGGCGGCCTGCTCACGGGCAACATGCTCACCCAGTACTCGGGCCTGTTCGGGGCGGTGGTGATCCAGGTTCCGCTGCTCGACATGCGCCGCTACACGAAACTCCTGGCCGGGGCGTCGTGGATCGCCGAGTACGGAGATCCCGACACCGACGACTGGGACTACATCCGCACCTTCAGTCCCTACCACCTCCTGGAGGAATCGGCGGACTATCCGGCGACGCTGGTGACCACCTCCACCCGCGACGATCGTGTCCACCCGGGACACGCCCGCAAGTTCACGGCGGCCCTGGAGGCCATCGGCGCCGACGTCCGCTACTGGGAGAACACGGAGGGCGGCCACGGAGGGGCGGCCGACAACGCCCAACGCGCCTGGATGAACGCCCTGATCTGGACCTTCCTCCACCGCACCATAGGCCGCTGA
- a CDS encoding AzlC family ABC transporter permease yields MTAETSATWRMALSVSVATGAYGVSFGALAVAAGLDVWQAMVLSLLMYTGGSQFAFVGALAGGGLPATGAAMLVGLRNAVYVMQVNSWFHPLWAQRILMAHFTTDESTAVAAAQPDQRLRRLGFWVTGAGVFALWNAMTLVGALLGNLLGDPKAWGLDGAALAAFCGLLWPRLVARDAVATAIAAAAVTVVLVPVFPAGLPILAAVVVGGGATLLQRRRTARRDQSSRDEGAR; encoded by the coding sequence TTGACCGCGGAAACCTCCGCCACGTGGCGGATGGCGCTTTCCGTCAGCGTCGCTACGGGGGCCTACGGGGTGTCCTTCGGGGCATTGGCCGTCGCCGCGGGGCTCGATGTCTGGCAGGCGATGGTGTTGAGCCTGCTGATGTACACGGGTGGGTCGCAATTCGCCTTCGTCGGGGCATTGGCGGGCGGTGGGCTGCCCGCCACCGGGGCGGCCATGCTCGTCGGATTGCGCAACGCCGTCTACGTGATGCAGGTGAATTCATGGTTCCATCCCCTCTGGGCGCAGCGGATCCTGATGGCGCACTTCACCACCGACGAGTCGACCGCGGTGGCCGCGGCCCAGCCGGACCAGCGGCTGCGGAGGCTGGGTTTCTGGGTCACCGGAGCCGGGGTGTTCGCGCTGTGGAATGCGATGACCCTGGTCGGGGCGCTGCTGGGCAACCTGCTGGGCGACCCGAAGGCCTGGGGGCTCGACGGCGCCGCCCTGGCTGCCTTCTGTGGGCTGCTGTGGCCCCGCCTGGTGGCGCGTGATGCGGTGGCCACGGCGATCGCCGCGGCCGCGGTGACGGTGGTGTTGGTGCCGGTGTTTCCCGCCGGGTTGCCGATCCTGGCGGCCGTCGTGGTTGGCGGTGGTGCCACCTTGCTTCAGCGTCGGCGCACCGCCCGCCGGGATCAGTCCTCCAGGGATGAGGGGGCGCGTTGA
- a CDS encoding NYN domain-containing protein: MDRLIVYVDGFNLYHGLHEAAQCRWLWLDLVALAEKLRPRSQLVAVRYFTAPVCGQRDALARQQTYHQALETKYPQRVQIIEGRYQKKPRRCRSCGARWTDYEEKETDVNIAVHLVRDVASNAMDSALVVSADSDLSPAIRVAQLMKPDLFITAAFPPRRKSSELRQLMPRSFEIYESRIRASLLPEVVSEGRRKIRRPAKWDPNGRKR, encoded by the coding sequence ATGGATCGCCTCATCGTCTATGTGGACGGATTCAATCTGTACCACGGGCTGCACGAAGCAGCGCAGTGCCGTTGGCTTTGGCTCGACCTCGTGGCACTTGCCGAAAAACTGCGACCCAGGAGCCAACTGGTTGCCGTTCGCTACTTCACCGCTCCGGTCTGTGGGCAGCGGGATGCTCTTGCCAGGCAGCAGACATACCACCAAGCCTTGGAAACGAAGTATCCCCAGCGGGTTCAGATCATCGAAGGCAGGTACCAGAAGAAACCTCGCCGATGCCGGTCCTGTGGGGCGAGATGGACGGACTACGAGGAAAAAGAAACCGACGTCAACATCGCGGTGCACCTGGTCCGGGACGTCGCATCCAATGCCATGGATTCTGCCCTCGTCGTGAGCGCGGATTCAGACCTGTCGCCAGCCATCCGTGTGGCCCAGTTGATGAAACCTGACCTGTTCATCACGGCTGCTTTCCCGCCGCGTCGCAAATCCAGCGAATTGAGACAACTCATGCCGAGATCCTTCGAAATTTACGAGAGCCGCATCCGTGCCTCGCTGCTCCCCGAGGTGGTGTCGGAGGGCAGGCGGAAGATCCGACGCCCCGCCAAGTGGGACCCCAACGGGCGGAAACGCTGA